In Camelus ferus isolate YT-003-E chromosome 10, BCGSAC_Cfer_1.0, whole genome shotgun sequence, the following proteins share a genomic window:
- the LOC102513751 gene encoding baculoviral IAP repeat-containing protein 3 yields MNIVENSMFLSNLMKSANTFELKYDFSCELYRMSTYSAFPAGVPVSERSLARAGFYYTGVNDKVKCFCCGLMLDNWKHGDNPIEKHKKLYPSCSFVQSLSSVNVSGATSQPPFPSSVTNSTRSLLPSLENSGYFSGSYTSFPSNLVNSGPNQDFSAMRMSPYRCAMNTEKARLLTFQMWPLSFLSPADLAKAGFYYVGPGDRVACFACGGKLSNWEPKDDAMSEHLRHFPNCPFLGNQLQDTSRYTVSNLSMQTYAARFKTFCSWPSTVPVHPEQLASAGFYYTGNSDDVKCFCCDGGLRYWESGDDPWVEHAKWFPRCEYLIRIKGQEFISRVQASYPHLLEQLLSTSDNPEDENAESPIIHFGPGENHSEDAVMMNTPVVKAALEMGFSRRLVKQTVQSKILTTGENYRTVSDLVLDLLNAEDEIREEEKERATEEKESGDLSLIRKNRMALFQNLTCVLPILDSLLTARVINEQEHDVIKQKTQTSLQARELIDTILVKGNFAATIFKNSLQEIDPMLYKHLFVQQDIKYIPTENVSDLPMEEQLRRLQEERTCKVCMDREVSIVFIPCGHLVVCKDCAPSLRKCPICRGTIKGTVRTFLS; encoded by the exons ATGAACATAGTGGAAAACAGCATGTTTTtatcaaatttgatgaaaagtgCCAACACATTTGAATTGAAATACGACTTTTCATGTGAGCTGTACCGAATGTCTACGTATTCGGCTTTTCCTGCTGGTGTTCCTGTCTCAGAAAGGAGTCTTGCTCGTGCGGGTTTTTATTACACCGGTGTGAATGACAAGGTCAAATGCTTCTGTTGTGGCCTGATGCTGGATAACTGGAAACACGGAGACAATCCGATCGAGAAGCATAAAAAGTTGTATCCTAGCTGTAGCTTTGTCCAGAGTCTAAGTTCAGTTAACGTTTCGGGAGccacttctcagcctccttttccTTCGTCAGTAACAAATTCCACACGTTCATTACTCCCAAGTTTGGAAAACAGTGGCTATTTCAGCGGCTCTTACACAAGCTTTCCATCGAATCTTGTAAACTCCGGACCAAATCAGGATTTCTCTGCCATGAGGATGAGTCCCTACCGTTGTGCAATGAATACTGAGAAAGCCAGATTGCTTACTTTCCAGATGTGGCCATTGAGCTTTCTGTCGCCAGCAGATCTGGCGAAAGCAGGCTTTTACTACGTAGGACCTGGAGACAGAGTGGCCTGTTTTGCCTGTGGTGGGAAATTGAGCAACTGGGAGCCGAAGGATGATGCCATGTCAGAACACCTGAGGCATTTCCCCAACTGCCCGTTTCTAGGAAATCAGCTTCAAGACACTTCAAGATACACTGTTTCTAATCTGAGCATGCAGACGTACGCAGCCCGCTTTAAAACCTTCTGTAGCTGGCCCTCTACTGTTCCGGTTCATCCTGAGCAGCTTGCAAGCGCAGGTTTTTATTATACGG GTAACAGTGATGACGTGAAATGCTTTTGCTGTGATGGTGGGCTGAGGTATTGGGAATCTGGAGACGACCCGTGGGTGGAACATGCCAAGTGGTTTCCAAG GTGTGAGTACTTGATACGGATTAAAGGACAAGAGTTTATCAGTAGAGTTCAAGCCAGTTACCCTCATCTACTTGAACAG CTGTTATCTACTTCTGACAATCCAGAAGATGAAAATGCAGAGTCACCAA TTATTCATTTTGGACCTGGAGAAAACCATTCAGAAGATGCAGTCATGATGAATACACCTGTGGTTAAAGCTGCTTTGGAAATGGGCTTCAGTAGAAGGCTGGTAAAGCAGACAGTTCAGAGCAAAATCCTAACAACTGGGGAGAACTACAGAACCGTTAGTGATCTTGTGTTGGATTTACTTAATGCAGAAGATGAAataagggaagaggagaaagaaagagcaaCCGAGGAAAAAGAATCAG GTGACCTGTCATTAATCCGGAAGAACAGAATGGCACTTTTTCAGAATTTGACTTGTGTGCTTCCAATCCTGGACAGTCTGCTAACTGCCAGAGTGATTAATGAACAAGAACATGACGTCATTAAGCAGAAAACACAGACATCTTTACAAGCAAGAGAACTGATTGATACTATTTTGGTAAAAGGAAATTTTGCAGCCACCATATTCAAAAACTCTCTACAAGAAATTGACCCCATGTTATACAAGCATTTATTTG TGCAACAGGACATAAAGTATATTCCTACAGAAAATGTTTCAG atttaCCAATGGAGGAGCAATTGAGGAGACTACAAGAAGAAAGAACGTGTAAAGTGTGTATGGACAGAGAGGTGTCCATAGTGTTCATTCCTTGTGGGCACCTGGTAGTGTGCAAAGACTGTGCCCCTTCTCTAAGGAAATGTCCTATTTGTAGAGGTACCATCAAGGGCACGGTCCGTACATTTCTCTCATGA